GGATTTCCCGATTTCGGATCACCGGAACCCTTGTGGCTTTGATTTTCATAGGGAACTGGAGGAGGCTTCGTCATCGTTTGCTCCCGGGGCTTTTCCTTGGCTTCGTGCGCGTCACGCGGCTGACGAGACACCTTGCGCCGGCCATAGCGCACGAACCTCCTCGGGTAGCGAATGCCGGACCTTCTCGGCCTGATGAGGATCGATGTGGTGATTCAACACGCGGAACACCGCACGTGCCGCATCGGCCGCATTGACCGGCTTATCGGAACTCATTTGCGCCGCTATGAGCGCAAGGAACTCCTCCTGCGAGCGCCACGTTCGTGGCGTCTCGCTCGGCCGCCACTGTTCGAAGTAGGTACCGCGCACCAGGATCGGCAGTTGCGCTCCAAGATGAACAGCGAGATTGAGCGGGACGCGATCACGCACCGTTCGTAACACCGCACCCAGGACATGCCATGCCAGCTGCTTGTCGCGAGGCAGCGACGCCATCATTTCATCCAACCATACGTTCGTGAGATGGATCGTTCTGTCGAATACATCGAGACCTGTTGCGCCCATGGGATTTATCCATCGTTGGTCCAACATGGGGCCAATACGACTTCCGCGAATAGGTTCCGAGGTGTTGATATCTGGAGTGTCGATATTTGGGGTGTTGATATTCGGGGAAGATGGACAAGATAGAACAAGAAAGTCGTAGCCAATCGATGTGCCATTTTTCATGGATCGCTGGCCCGCCCCATCCTTTGGTTCCTTCGAAGCACACTTTGCTCGTTCGAAAAATTCGCGCCAATGGCGGAACGCCTCCCTGGAGGAGATCGAGTCACCCCACCTGACGCGTTCTTGGCGCGAGGGGCGGCGAGAAACCGGGCGGCGCGCAGGACGTTGATTGGGCAACCGGGGAAAATCGTCGATGCAGGCTTGAGGAGACATGCATATGCAGGTGCACGAAATCATGCGGCAGAAAGTAGAGATTGCCGATCCGAACATGACGATCCGGGATGTTGCCCGCAAAATGCGCGCAGGGAATATTGGCTGCTTGCCCGTCGGTGAGAACGACCGACTGATCGGCATGATCACAGATCGCGACATCGCGGTACGGGCAGTCGCCGATGGCCGCGCGCCGGGAAATACGTCGGTTCGCGATGTTATGTCGGAAGGTGTCGGGTACTGCTTTGAAGATGATGATGCAGAAGCGGCGGCGCAGATCATGGCCAAGCATCAGGTCCGACGCTTGCCGGTACTCAATCACGACAAGCGGCTGGTCGGGGTGATCGCGCTTGCGGATCTCGGCCGATCTGAGGCGCGCTCGGCGCAAGGCGCCCTGCACGGCGTCTCCGAGCCGACCGACAAGGAACGTCGCCACATCTAGGGAGGTTTGCGGCAGCAAAGCCGTTGGCGACGGCGATGCGATTGACTACAGCAGAAGGAGGCGGTCATGACGTTCAGCTTGACAAGTCCTGCGTTCCGTGACGGCGATCAGATTCCGGCGAAATACACCGCGGATGGCGAAAACGTCTCTCCGCCTCTGGAGTGGTCCGACCCGCCGGCGGAAACCAAAAGCTTTGTGCTGGTTGTCGAGGATCCCGATGCGCCGTCCGGTACGTTCCGCCATTGGGGCCTCTATAACATTATGGGCGAGCGATCGATGTTGCCGGAGGGCGTTGGCCACGGCGCGAAAACGGAGAAACTGGGAAAGGGTGTCAACGATTTCGGCGAACCGCGTTACCGCGGCCCCGCGCCGCCCAAGGGACACGGAACACATCACTATCATTTTAAGCTTGCCGCGCTGGATGTTGACGCGTTGTCACGAGCCCCCAAGATGTCCGTCGAAGACATCTGGAAAGCCGCCCAAAAGCACACGCTCGCTCAAGCTGATCTGGTCGGGACTTACAGCCGCTGACGAGTCCTTATGGAGAGAGATGGTCGCCATAGAGAGATGAACACGGTTCTTGTGGCAGTGGTCTCTATTGGCCTTCGGACAACGGTTCGCTCCAAGCTGCGGCGTGCGGGGATGCGCCAATCAGCTCTCGGCAGTGCGGTCGCGATGATAGGCGATCATCAGCCGCCGCTATTTCTGGCCGCCTGTCCTGCAACTCATCAGCGGGGCTGCGTCTCGATATAGGCTTGGTGTGCCGGAGTGGGATTATGAATGCAAAACACGAGCGGAGTTTTGAAGAGGCCGCGGACCTTGTCCTGCATGCAGAAGCAGCGAACCGCTATTTGAATGAGCTCTGCGCGGCTTGTGCAGATGGCGACAAGTCCGCGGCGCGAAGGTATTTGCGCGAAGCGATCAGCGAGCTTGATATTGCACGAGCCCTTCTACGCACCGGGCTCTAATGACTCTCCGCAACGCCTTCGGAACTTCTCTGCGCGTCGGATGACGGCCGAGCTCTGCGAGGTCCGCCCGATGGGGCCGGCAACTTATTCGTTGACGAGACTGCCGCCGCACAAGGGAAGCTCGGAGAGGGAACCTGTTCGCGACCGAAAATCGCGCTAGAGCATGATCCGGAAAAGTGTGTAGTGGTTTTCCGAAAAGATCATGCTTAAACGAGAAGCTAAAGCGCGATGACGATTCAACGCAATCTCATCGCGCTTTAGGTGTCGCGCTGCATGCCTTACGGCCGGTCTCGATCGCCTGCGGGCGCCAGACGCCGTCGCAGCCGTCGGCAGCCGATCACAATGCCGCTGGTCGACACGATCGTGCCGATCAGCGAGAGCAGCCAGACCACGATGTCGCGCGATGGGGCGCAGCGCAGCAGCAGCGGAAAATCGAGGCTGTGCAGCGCGTTGAAGAGCCAGCGATAGGTGCGGCGTCCATCATCGCTGCGATCGAGGATCTCGGCGGTGACGGGAGAAATGTGCAGCCAAGTGTGGACGGGATCGGCGAAGCCGATCCGCAAGACGGGAAACTCGCGCTCATGGTGGAGCGTGTACCAGTAGGCGTCTGATACATCGATCCGACGCGAGAACGCCATCGTCGCGTCGGAGATTGCGCGGCGCGCGGCTTCGATGATCTGATCGTGCGATAATGTTGTCGGCGCGGCCGTCGTCGGCTCCGCAAGACTCCGACGGCCATTGTTATCATCGAGCACCATCAACGGCCGCCCACCGACCCAGACGAATTTCGCCTCCACGGCCGCCGTCGAGGGTGTCGATTGGAAGCTGGTGGCGATATCGGGCGCGTCGTGCCCGCTATATCTGGCGGCGATATCCCTGGTGATGCCGCGGCGGGAGAACGCCTCCCCGGGATTGAGCGACAGCCAACCGCTGAACATCCAGGTGAACACGAAGATGCCGCCGATCAGGCCGGCGATGTGATGCCAGGCCATCCAGCCGCGATACGGCGAGACGGTGCGGCGCGCGTAACGGCGCGTCAGCCGCAGCCGGAGAATGCCGATCCAGAAGCCGGTGACCGCCACGACGAGGCATATGCCTGAGATCCACAGCACGACCTGCCGCCACAGCGGACCGTCCTTGCGCAGGACAGTCGGATAGATCCAGTGCGGGATCGAGCCGAGCCAGTTCCAGACGCGCTCCTGCCGCGTCGTGTCGAGCGCGATCTCGCCGGTGCGGGACGAGACGTAAAGCTCAGTGCCGTCACGATCGCCGAGCGCGATCAGATAGAGCGGCCGCAAGGGATCGAACCGCGCCGTGACGGACCATTGATCGCGCGTCACGGTGTCGAGCAAATGCGGCTGCGCCGC
The DNA window shown above is from Bradyrhizobium sp. ISRA464 and carries:
- a CDS encoding PepSY domain-containing protein, which produces MRSALIRRGRRWLYVIHRWIGIATCLLFAMWFISGLVMMYVAFPRLTDRERLAALPIIAWNKVQIAPDRAMAIAGMEHYPRDLRLSMMSDMPIYRVTGWGQHPITISAIDGSVIDGITADQALAIAGHHPHAAQPHLLDTVTRDQWSVTARFDPLRPLYLIALGDRDGTELYVSSRTGEIALDTTRQERVWNWLGSIPHWIYPTVLRKDGPLWRQVVLWISGICLVVAVTGFWIGILRLRLTRRYARRTVSPYRGWMAWHHIAGLIGGIFVFTWMFSGWLSLNPGEAFSRRGITRDIAARYSGHDAPDIATSFQSTPSTAAVEAKFVWVGGRPLMVLDDNNGRRSLAEPTTAAPTTLSHDQIIEAARRAISDATMAFSRRIDVSDAYWYTLHHEREFPVLRIGFADPVHTWLHISPVTAEILDRSDDGRRTYRWLFNALHSLDFPLLLRCAPSRDIVVWLLSLIGTIVSTSGIVIGCRRLRRRLAPAGDRDRP
- a CDS encoding CBS domain-containing protein, with the translated sequence MQVHEIMRQKVEIADPNMTIRDVARKMRAGNIGCLPVGENDRLIGMITDRDIAVRAVADGRAPGNTSVRDVMSEGVGYCFEDDDAEAAAQIMAKHQVRRLPVLNHDKRLVGVIALADLGRSEARSAQGALHGVSEPTDKERRHI
- a CDS encoding DUF2267 domain-containing protein; this encodes MGATGLDVFDRTIHLTNVWLDEMMASLPRDKQLAWHVLGAVLRTVRDRVPLNLAVHLGAQLPILVRGTYFEQWRPSETPRTWRSQEEFLALIAAQMSSDKPVNAADAARAVFRVLNHHIDPHQAEKVRHSLPEEVRALWPAQGVSSAA
- a CDS encoding YbhB/YbcL family Raf kinase inhibitor-like protein, which gives rise to MTFSLTSPAFRDGDQIPAKYTADGENVSPPLEWSDPPAETKSFVLVVEDPDAPSGTFRHWGLYNIMGERSMLPEGVGHGAKTEKLGKGVNDFGEPRYRGPAPPKGHGTHHYHFKLAALDVDALSRAPKMSVEDIWKAAQKHTLAQADLVGTYSR